The Vitis riparia cultivar Riparia Gloire de Montpellier isolate 1030 chromosome 3, EGFV_Vit.rip_1.0, whole genome shotgun sequence genome segment TttaagcttcttcttcttcttgttatTTCCTCATTCATCTCCTTCTTTCTTTATATCTGCAAGGAATGCCCAACAATTTTCTCCTCAgtattttcttgaatttgtcGTTTCCTTTTCTGGGTTTTGATTTGTTCATCCTGTTCATCGCCTTCAAAGGCCTGAAAACTTTTCTGGGTTTGAATTTTAGTGGTTTGCTCATGTGGGTTTGTTCTGATTTGCTTGTCTGTTAGGTAGATTAGGTGGGGTTGGATCTGTTGTTTggacaagaaaaataaacatagaTTTCTTGTTTTTCAGTTTGGTGAAGAATTGACTAAAGCTGAATTTGAATTGGGTATTGTTCGGTTTTGTGTTGAGATCATAATGGGAGGGCATATGAGCAAGAAGTCTGCTGAGACTTCCTCAGCAATCACCATCAATCCCAACTTGCATTATTCAACTGAGCTAAGTTCATACGAGGCCGCGTGCCGGGTTGATACGGATCTTCAGTCCTTCGACACCACGCTGCAAGCCCGCACCAGTCATGTTATCAACACCCTGGCCGTGGGAGTCGAAGTCCGAGCTCTTTCTTTCAATTCGCTGAAGGAAGTCACCGAATGTCTCCTCGAAATGAACCAGGAAGTTGTGAAAGTGATCCTGGAATGCAAAAAGGATATATGGAAAAACCAAGAATTGTTCGAGCTTGTTGAAGAGTACTTCGAGAACAGCCTGCAGACCTTGGATTTCTGCACTGCCTTGGAGAAATGCCTGAAGCGAGCTCGCGACAGCCAGCTGCTGATTGTGGTGGCGCTCCAGCAGTTTGAGGAGGAGGATGAGGTTGAAGGGAGTAGGTACTTGAGGACTTTAGAGGAGTTGAAGAAATTTAAGGCAGCTGGTGATCCTTTCACGGAGGAATTCTTCCAAATCTTTCAGTCCGTTTACAGGCAGCAAATGCTTATGCTTGAGAAGCTCCAACTACGGAAAAGCAAGCTTGACAAGAAGCTCAAGTACATTCATGCTTGGAGGAAGGTCTCCAGCATGATATTTGCTGCTACTTTTGCGGCCGTCTTGATATGTTCGGTGGTGGCAGCAGCCATGGCTGCACCTCCCGTTGCAGCAGCTCTTGCTGCCGCAGCTTCTCTCCCACTGGGCACAATGGGAAAGTGGATTGATTCTCTATTGAAGAACTATGAGAACGCCCTGAAAGGGCAGAAGGAGGTGATAAGCTCAATGCAGGTAGGCACCTATGTTGCTATTAAGGACTTGGACACCATTCGGGTTCTCATCGATCGGCTGGAAATCGAGATTGAGTCGCTCTTGCAGACCACGGACTACGTGATTAAGGAGGAGGCTGTGAAGTTTGGGATTGAGGAGATAAAGAAGAAGCTGGGGATGTTCATGAAGAATGTTGATGATTTGGGGGTGCAAGC includes the following:
- the LOC117909678 gene encoding UPF0496 protein At4g34320-like isoform X1; its protein translation is MFVEREKEREKEREERKKTLLPAFSISQDSFFSCVQAILKSQPTTISSLLTFGEELTKAEFELGIVRFCVEIIMGGHMSKKSAETSSAITINPNLHYSTELSSYEAACRVDTDLQSFDTTLQARTSHVINTLAVGVEVRALSFNSLKEVTECLLEMNQEVVKVILECKKDIWKNQELFELVEEYFENSLQTLDFCTALEKCLKRARDSQLLIVVALQQFEEEDEVEGSRYLRTLEELKKFKAAGDPFTEEFFQIFQSVYRQQMLMLEKLQLRKSKLDKKLKYIHAWRKVSSMIFAATFAAVLICSVVAAAMAAPPVAAALAAAASLPLGTMGKWIDSLLKNYENALKGQKEVISSMQVGTYVAIKDLDTIRVLIDRLEIEIESLLQTTDYVIKEEAVKFGIEEIKKKLGMFMKNVDDLGVQADMCSRDIRRARTVVLQRIIKQPNK
- the LOC117909678 gene encoding UPF0496 protein At4g34320-like isoform X2, which gives rise to MGGHMSKKSAETSSAITINPNLHYSTELSSYEAACRVDTDLQSFDTTLQARTSHVINTLAVGVEVRALSFNSLKEVTECLLEMNQEVVKVILECKKDIWKNQELFELVEEYFENSLQTLDFCTALEKCLKRARDSQLLIVVALQQFEEEDEVEGSRYLRTLEELKKFKAAGDPFTEEFFQIFQSVYRQQMLMLEKLQLRKSKLDKKLKYIHAWRKVSSMIFAATFAAVLICSVVAAAMAAPPVAAALAAAASLPLGTMGKWIDSLLKNYENALKGQKEVISSMQVGTYVAIKDLDTIRVLIDRLEIEIESLLQTTDYVIKEEAVKFGIEEIKKKLGMFMKNVDDLGVQADMCSRDIRRARTVVLQRIIKQPNK